One genomic region from Gossypium hirsutum isolate 1008001.06 chromosome D13, Gossypium_hirsutum_v2.1, whole genome shotgun sequence encodes:
- the LOC107918563 gene encoding uncharacterized protein isoform X2, with amino-acid sequence MVRRKSCFYHLPSSMPIKYAFHHQVGTWFLHIEARSLKDSGSPCLSNFAAIKVGDHKCDGNHLTGSLVRDTREGTTICRDAAEWNSGSMTKNQTNISPRAITADGVIDGCLLNCSGVSQHPSSTGSGRAMQGLPEEQLRTKADNGYCSSASSPFTVRTPPKQSLFLTPVDRTTRIRRDRFGSSGVGKRIILASNNIRISDKKRPITPLSNIRDGKLLCCKNLCRAKFLVFEMSDSDEEDVDAL; translated from the exons ATG GTAAGGCGAAAATCATGTTTTTATCATCTGCCTTCATCTATGCCTATAAAGTATGCTTTCCACCATCAAGTTGGAACATGGTTCCTCCATATTGAAGCAAGGAGTTTAAAAGATTCAGGCAGTCCATGCTTATCAAACTTTGCAGCTATCAAAGTTGGAGATCATAAATGCGATGGCAACCATCTAACCGGTTCTCTTGTTCGAGATACCAGAGAAGGGACCACAATATGTAGAG ATGCGGCAGAGTGGAATTCGGGTTCAATGACGAAGAATCAAACTAATATTTCACCGAGAGCTATAACTGCTGACGGTGTCATCGATGGATGCCTATTGAACTGCAGTGGAGTGAGCCAACATCCAAGTTCTACAGGCAGTGGTAGAGCCATGCAGGGTCTACCAGAAGAGCAACTGAGAACCAAAGCGGACAATGGTTACTGCTCGAGTGCCTCGTCGCCGTTTACAGTGCGAACACCCCCAAAGCAATCATTGTTTTTGACACCAGTGGACCGAACCACCAGAATTCGAAGAGATAGGTTCGGAAGTAGTGGAGTTGGGAAGCGAATTATTCTAGCATCGAATAACATTAGAATTTCTGATAAAAAAAGGCCTATAACTCCTCTTAGCAATATCAGAGATGGGAAACTGTTATGCTGCAAGAATTTATGTCGGGCAAAATTTTTAGTGTTTGAGATGAGTGACAGTGATGAAGAGGATGTCGATGCATTGTAA